A portion of the Streptococcus sp. Marseille-Q6470 genome contains these proteins:
- the groL gene encoding chaperonin GroEL (60 kDa chaperone family; promotes refolding of misfolded polypeptides especially under stressful conditions; forms two stacked rings of heptamers to form a barrel-shaped 14mer; ends can be capped by GroES; misfolded proteins enter the barrel where they are refolded when GroES binds), with translation MSKEIKFSSDARSAMVRGVDILADTVKVTLGPKGRNVVLEKSFGSPLITNDGVTIAKEIELEDHFENMGAKLVSEVASKTNDIAGDGTTTATVLTQAIVREGIKNVTAGANPIGIRRGIEAAVATAVEALKNNAIPVSSKEAIAQVAAVSSRSEKVGEYISEAMEKVGKDGVITIEESRGMETELEVVEGMQFDRGYLSQYMVTDNEKMVADLENPYILITDKKISNIQEILPLLESILQSSRPLLIIADDVDGEALPTLVLNKIRGTFNVVAVKAPGFGDRRKAMLEDIAILTGGTVITEDLGLELKDATIEALGQAARVTVDKDSTVIVEGAGNPEAIANRVAVIKSQIETTTSEFDREKLQERLAKLSGGVAVIKVGAATETELKEMKLRIEDALNATRAAVEEGIVAGGGTALVNVISAVAALELEGDEATGRNIVLRALEEPVRQIAHNAGYEGSIVIDRLKNAELGTGFNAATGEWVNMIEAGIIDPVKVSRSALQNAASVASLILTTEAVVANKPEPVATAPAMDPSMMGGY, from the coding sequence ATGTCAAAAGAGATTAAATTTTCATCTGATGCACGCTCAGCAATGGTCCGTGGCGTTGATATCCTAGCTGATACTGTTAAAGTGACCTTGGGACCTAAAGGCCGTAACGTTGTTCTTGAAAAATCATTTGGTTCACCATTGATTACCAATGATGGGGTGACAATCGCTAAAGAAATTGAACTAGAAGACCATTTTGAAAATATGGGTGCCAAATTGGTATCAGAAGTAGCTTCTAAAACCAACGATATTGCGGGTGACGGGACAACCACTGCAACTGTCTTGACCCAAGCCATCGTTCGTGAAGGAATCAAGAACGTTACAGCAGGAGCAAATCCAATCGGTATCCGTCGTGGGATTGAAGCAGCAGTTGCAACTGCTGTAGAAGCCTTGAAGAACAATGCCATTCCAGTATCAAGCAAGGAAGCAATCGCACAAGTCGCTGCCGTATCCTCTCGCTCTGAAAAAGTGGGTGAATACATCTCTGAAGCCATGGAAAAAGTTGGTAAAGATGGAGTTATCACTATTGAAGAATCACGTGGTATGGAAACAGAGCTTGAAGTTGTAGAAGGAATGCAATTCGATCGTGGTTATCTATCACAGTACATGGTCACTGACAATGAAAAAATGGTTGCAGACCTTGAAAATCCATACATTTTAATCACTGATAAGAAAATCTCAAACATCCAAGAAATTTTGCCACTTCTAGAAAGTATTCTTCAAAGTAGCCGTCCGCTCTTGATTATTGCAGATGACGTTGACGGTGAAGCTCTTCCAACTCTTGTCTTGAACAAGATTCGTGGAACTTTTAACGTCGTTGCTGTTAAGGCCCCTGGATTCGGTGACCGTCGTAAGGCTATGTTAGAAGACATCGCGATTTTGACAGGCGGAACTGTTATCACAGAAGATCTTGGTCTTGAGTTGAAAGATGCTACCATCGAAGCGCTTGGTCAAGCAGCGAGAGTGACTGTAGATAAGGATAGCACTGTTATTGTAGAAGGCGCAGGTAATCCTGAAGCAATTGCTAACCGTGTCGCTGTCATCAAGTCTCAAATTGAAACAACAACATCAGAATTTGACCGTGAAAAACTTCAAGAGCGCTTAGCTAAATTGTCAGGTGGTGTCGCAGTTATCAAGGTTGGTGCTGCAACTGAAACTGAGTTGAAAGAAATGAAACTCCGTATCGAAGATGCTCTTAACGCGACTCGTGCAGCTGTTGAAGAAGGTATCGTTGCAGGTGGTGGTACTGCCCTTGTTAATGTCATCTCAGCTGTCGCTGCCTTGGAATTAGAAGGCGATGAAGCAACAGGTCGCAATATTGTTCTTCGTGCCTTAGAAGAGCCTGTACGTCAAATTGCCCACAACGCAGGTTATGAAGGTTCAATTGTTATTGATCGTTTGAAAAATGCAGAGCTTGGAACAGGCTTCAACGCTGCGACAGGTGAATGGGTTAACATGATTGAAGCGGGAATCATCGATCCTGTTAAGGTTAGCCGTTCAGCCCTTCAAAACGCAGCATCAGTAGCAAGTCTTATCTTGACAACAGAAGCAGTTGTGGCTAATAAACCAGAACCTGTAGCAACAGCTCCAGCTATGGATCCATCAATGATGGGTGGTTACTAG
- the groES gene encoding co-chaperone GroES, with product MLKPLGDRVVLKIEEKEQTVGGFVLAGSAQEKTKTAKVVAIGQGVRTLSGELVAPSVKVGDQVLVEAHVGIDVKDGDEKYIIVGEANILAIVEE from the coding sequence ATGTTGAAACCATTAGGAGACCGCGTGGTCTTGAAAATTGAAGAAAAAGAACAAACAGTTGGTGGCTTTGTCCTTGCAGGATCAGCCCAAGAAAAAACAAAAACAGCTAAAGTAGTAGCTATTGGACAAGGTGTTCGCACCTTGAGTGGTGAACTTGTTGCTCCAAGTGTAAAAGTTGGAGATCAAGTTTTAGTTGAAGCTCATGTAGGTATTGATGTCAAAGATGGTGATGAAAAATATATCATCGTTGGTGAGGCTAACATCTTAGCAATTGTGGAAGAATAA
- a CDS encoding PTS system mannose/fructose/sorbose family transporter subunit IID, whose product MRRIFKMADRKKISKKTLAKAFHHWYYGHLTCFSQEHMQTFGYLTSMLPIVEEMYDTKEEQKDAMQTYTAFFNTEPQLGSLVVGITAGLEEARANGDAVDGETINGMRAGLMGPIAGIGDSLIVGTLIPVLLGIALGLSKGGNVAGAIFYIVVWNFLVYFGMRFAFFKGYQLGDKAVEFLVGPKGQALRKAISVVGGMVIGAVAATWVSVTTALEFKNANGEAFLKIQEKIDGVYPGLLTATFITICWWLMSKKKVSPNKVMLILVVVALIGVALGIFDPHLNY is encoded by the coding sequence ATGAGGAGGATATTTAAAATGGCTGATAGAAAGAAAATTTCAAAGAAAACATTAGCAAAAGCATTTCATCATTGGTATTATGGTCATTTGACTTGTTTCTCTCAAGAACACATGCAAACCTTTGGGTACTTGACTTCTATGCTTCCAATCGTAGAAGAAATGTATGATACAAAAGAAGAACAAAAAGATGCTATGCAAACCTATACTGCTTTCTTCAATACTGAACCGCAACTTGGATCTCTTGTTGTAGGGATTACAGCTGGTTTGGAAGAAGCACGTGCAAATGGAGATGCAGTAGATGGTGAAACCATCAATGGGATGCGTGCCGGTTTGATGGGACCAATCGCTGGTATTGGTGACTCTTTGATCGTTGGTACCTTGATTCCAGTTCTTTTGGGGATTGCACTTGGTCTTTCTAAAGGTGGTAACGTCGCTGGTGCTATCTTCTACATCGTCGTATGGAACTTCCTAGTCTACTTTGGTATGCGCTTTGCCTTCTTCAAAGGATATCAATTAGGGGATAAAGCCGTTGAATTCCTAGTAGGACCAAAAGGACAAGCTCTTCGTAAAGCAATCAGCGTTGTCGGTGGTATGGTTATTGGTGCCGTAGCAGCGACTTGGGTCTCTGTTACAACAGCACTCGAATTCAAAAATGCTAACGGAGAAGCCTTCCTTAAAATTCAAGAAAAGATTGATGGTGTTTATCCAGGTCTCTTGACAGCAACCTTCATCACTATTTGCTGGTGGTTGATGTCTAAGAAAAAAGTTTCACCAAACAAAGTCATGTTAATTCTAGTTGTTGTTGCCTTAATTGGTGTTGCTCTAGGTATCTTTGACCCACATCTTAATTACTAA
- a CDS encoding PTS sugar transporter subunit IIC, with translation MTISWIQAILLAVFASLSSMPGMGGSSIGNYTLGRPLIGGLISGLILGDVTTGIMVGVALQVVYIALVTPGGTVSADVRAISYIGVPLAILFVHANHITDEAGIAAAAAPIGAAVGTIGTVLFYGTATMNLLWQHIGWKAVEEGNFKKLYAVDWVYPWISHFLFSFLPTMIITKYGENMVDLMKLYLPMDGFWMKALFTVGALLPCVGIAILLKQIVTKATDFIPFFVGFTLAKSLGLNLVASAVVSLIFAVIYYELEVIKSMKAVPAGAVYVDDDEEDI, from the coding sequence ATGACAATTTCATGGATTCAAGCAATCTTGCTTGCAGTTTTCGCCAGCTTGTCTTCAATGCCTGGTATGGGAGGTTCCAGTATCGGGAACTATACACTCGGTCGTCCCTTGATCGGTGGGTTGATTTCAGGTTTAATTCTTGGAGATGTGACAACCGGTATTATGGTCGGGGTTGCCCTTCAAGTCGTTTATATCGCCTTGGTAACACCTGGTGGAACCGTATCTGCCGACGTTCGTGCTATTTCTTATATTGGTGTTCCTCTTGCTATCTTGTTTGTGCATGCAAATCACATCACAGACGAAGCTGGAATTGCGGCAGCTGCAGCCCCAATCGGTGCAGCCGTTGGGACAATCGGTACTGTTCTTTTCTACGGTACAGCTACAATGAACTTACTTTGGCAACACATTGGTTGGAAGGCTGTTGAAGAAGGAAACTTCAAAAAACTCTACGCAGTTGACTGGGTTTACCCATGGATCTCTCACTTCCTCTTCTCTTTCCTTCCAACTATGATTATCACCAAATATGGTGAAAACATGGTTGATTTGATGAAACTTTACCTTCCTATGGATGGTTTCTGGATGAAAGCTCTCTTTACAGTCGGAGCCCTTCTCCCATGTGTCGGTATTGCTATCTTGTTGAAACAAATTGTTACAAAAGCAACTGACTTCATTCCATTCTTTGTTGGATTTACCTTGGCTAAATCTCTCGGCTTGAACTTGGTAGCGAGTGCGGTTGTTTCATTAATCTTTGCAGTAATCTACTATGAACTTGAAGTAATCAAATCTATGAAAGCTGTTCCAGCTGGGGCTGTTTACGTAGACGATGATGAGGAGGATATTTAA
- a CDS encoding PTS sugar transporter subunit IIB encodes MVVTFVRIDDRMIHGQTVTRWAKEKPCDGLIAVNDAAASNKVLIQAYKGASDKKTFVWTKEAFKEKSAKVTESDSRYFLITKNPIDMKEILVDQGFVPGDVKEIIVGPANDRPGAVKLGNNQSITQEEAEAFQAIQAAGYKVKFQLLPDVSIGYWDDFKSKFGF; translated from the coding sequence ATGGTAGTAACATTTGTACGGATTGATGACCGCATGATTCACGGTCAAACAGTCACACGCTGGGCAAAAGAAAAACCATGTGATGGTTTGATTGCCGTAAACGATGCAGCAGCATCAAACAAGGTTTTGATCCAAGCTTACAAAGGAGCATCAGACAAGAAAACCTTTGTATGGACAAAAGAAGCCTTTAAAGAAAAGTCAGCAAAAGTAACGGAATCTGACAGTCGGTATTTCTTGATTACCAAAAACCCAATCGATATGAAGGAAATTTTGGTGGATCAAGGTTTTGTCCCAGGAGATGTTAAAGAAATCATCGTTGGCCCTGCAAATGATCGACCTGGTGCAGTGAAATTGGGTAATAACCAATCCATCACACAGGAAGAAGCAGAAGCCTTCCAAGCCATTCAAGCAGCAGGCTATAAGGTGAAATTCCAGTTGTTGCCTGATGTTTCGATTGGTTACTGGGATGATTTCAAATCTAAATTTGGTTTTTAA
- a CDS encoding PTS fructose transporter subunit IIA, translated as MKYLILVSHGGLAEGLKTSLAMFAGDKMNQVIAVGLKEGKSVDDFAVDFRESISELTADDSVLVLADIVGGSPLTTAATVLEEAGKLDGALILGGMNLTMALTAVVMKDVLDGDDLSATILSEAQSALQPFEVSATSAEEDDDDI; from the coding sequence ATGAAATACCTCATTTTAGTCAGTCATGGAGGATTGGCAGAAGGGCTAAAAACATCGCTAGCTATGTTTGCTGGTGACAAGATGAATCAGGTCATCGCAGTTGGACTTAAAGAAGGAAAATCCGTTGATGACTTTGCAGTTGATTTTAGAGAGAGCATTTCAGAATTGACAGCAGATGATTCTGTGCTGGTCTTGGCAGATATTGTAGGTGGTAGTCCATTAACCACGGCAGCCACTGTCCTAGAAGAAGCTGGAAAGCTAGATGGAGCTTTAATCCTTGGTGGGATGAACCTCACCATGGCCTTGACAGCAGTTGTGATGAAGGATGTGTTGGATGGAGACGATTTGTCAGCAACTATCTTATCAGAAGCACAATCTGCACTACAACCTTTTGAAGTTTCAGCCACTAGTGCTGAAGAAGATGATGACGATATTTAA
- a CDS encoding sugar ABC transporter substrate-binding protein, with translation MKLKRKHLYFGVGLLIMLCVSAGVYWWKQQPTVLHIGVYAGSSWDVPTSQRSHALDRAIEKFEKSHPNVRVEYENGIPQSEYSNWLSEKIVSGKTPDVFMVSEQDISLLAARGVLENLNGYMSQKDQATFYTAAFESCVYQGQPYALPYESNPILMCVNNDLLDKEGIEVPKEGWSLEEFYEICKELTKDTNGDGQLDQFGSTEYTWKEALAANGGSLFQGGMLKLTAPEVKESLTFLQKLEELNKNYKVSSKDFDQGKVAFYPMTLAQYRTYKPYPYHVSKYSNFTWTCIPMPAKSKTTKATLVTTTSFAMSARTPHSKLAWELMQVLTEDPEIQQTLFAESQGISVMPDVVKSRSSKDLLQVDDFGVDSLTNQTLNRIMEQAVESSPKNVSKEVLEKLDYLIGNALRDQDVENRLPQIQREIESSLQVEF, from the coding sequence ATGAAATTAAAGCGAAAGCATCTTTATTTTGGGGTTGGACTCCTTATTATGCTCTGTGTAAGTGCGGGGGTTTATTGGTGGAAACAGCAACCAACCGTACTTCATATAGGAGTTTATGCAGGTTCTAGTTGGGATGTACCAACCAGTCAACGTTCGCATGCTTTAGATCGAGCAATTGAAAAATTTGAAAAGTCCCATCCCAATGTCCGTGTGGAATATGAAAATGGAATTCCACAGTCTGAATATTCAAACTGGCTCTCAGAAAAAATTGTTTCAGGAAAGACACCGGATGTCTTTATGGTCTCTGAACAAGATATTTCTTTATTGGCAGCGCGAGGCGTTTTAGAAAATTTGAATGGTTATATGAGTCAAAAAGATCAGGCTACTTTTTATACTGCTGCATTTGAATCCTGTGTCTATCAGGGACAACCCTATGCTTTACCTTACGAAAGCAATCCTATTTTAATGTGTGTCAATAATGATTTGCTGGATAAGGAAGGTATTGAGGTTCCCAAAGAAGGTTGGAGTCTTGAAGAATTTTATGAGATTTGTAAGGAACTAACCAAAGATACCAATGGAGATGGGCAATTGGACCAATTTGGGAGTACAGAATACACCTGGAAAGAAGCTTTGGCAGCAAATGGAGGCAGTCTCTTTCAAGGAGGGATGCTCAAGCTCACAGCTCCAGAAGTCAAAGAATCTTTGACTTTTCTGCAAAAATTGGAAGAGTTAAATAAAAATTATAAGGTGAGTTCCAAAGATTTTGACCAGGGGAAAGTAGCATTTTACCCCATGACTTTGGCTCAATATAGGACTTATAAACCTTATCCCTATCATGTTTCCAAATATTCAAACTTCACCTGGACCTGTATTCCTATGCCTGCTAAGTCAAAAACCACCAAGGCGACCTTGGTTACGACGACTTCTTTTGCCATGTCTGCTCGGACTCCTCATTCAAAGTTGGCTTGGGAGTTGATGCAAGTGTTGACAGAGGATCCAGAAATCCAACAAACTCTTTTTGCTGAATCTCAAGGGATTTCTGTCATGCCTGATGTAGTCAAGAGTCGTTCTAGTAAAGATCTTCTGCAAGTGGATGATTTTGGGGTAGATTCCTTAACCAATCAGACCTTGAACCGGATTATGGAACAAGCTGTTGAAAGTAGTCCAAAAAATGTCTCAAAAGAGGTGTTAGAAAAGCTAGACTACTTGATTGGCAATGCCTTGCGCGATCAAGATGTTGAGAACCGCTTGCCGCAAATTCAAAGGGAGATTGAAAGTAGTCTTCAGGTAGAATTTTAA
- a CDS encoding response regulator transcription factor, with protein sequence MIKVMVADDQSLIRESLKIILSAHSDIEVVATVEDGNHVLSSIPQTHPDLILMDIRMPGMDGVLATKEVKEHYPDIKIIILTTFDDDEFIYSALKYGASGYLLKGTSTDELYEAIKVVYQGGAMINPNIASKVFQIFSQMAKSNFSITVDEDNVKDLSTTEWRIIQEIGYGESNKEIAAKLFLSEGTVRNYLSTILAKLNLRDRTQLAIWSVQTGVTRRDFSKGNTE encoded by the coding sequence GTGATAAAAGTAATGGTGGCAGATGACCAGTCTTTGATTCGAGAATCTCTGAAAATTATTTTGTCAGCTCACTCCGATATCGAAGTGGTAGCAACAGTAGAAGATGGGAATCATGTCTTGTCGAGCATCCCACAAACTCATCCTGATTTAATTTTGATGGATATTCGGATGCCAGGTATGGATGGAGTTTTGGCTACAAAAGAAGTAAAAGAGCATTATCCGGATATCAAAATTATTATTTTAACGACCTTTGATGATGATGAATTTATCTATAGTGCGCTCAAATATGGTGCTTCAGGATATCTCTTAAAAGGGACCTCGACAGACGAGCTCTACGAAGCTATTAAGGTGGTGTATCAGGGTGGAGCTATGATTAACCCTAATATCGCTAGCAAAGTCTTTCAAATTTTTTCACAGATGGCTAAATCCAACTTTTCTATTACTGTGGATGAAGATAATGTCAAAGATTTAAGCACTACGGAATGGCGAATTATTCAAGAAATTGGTTATGGCGAGTCAAACAAAGAAATTGCCGCCAAACTTTTCTTGTCAGAAGGAACCGTGCGCAATTACTTATCAACGATTTTGGCAAAATTAAACCTACGGGATCGAACACAATTAGCGATTTGGTCAGTCCAAACAGGAGTGACCAGACGCGATTTTTCAAAAGGAAATACGGAATGA
- a CDS encoding sensor histidine kinase yields the protein MRKFRGVRYSLAILMVVNFIAVMLNSIIYLQATNYIIAQRQASLLLERLERIPFAPSTTFCLSAILFAGIALISMSRYRPQTSRWSIFDKRNILEILLMLLLMWVQNIAYNGIILLVFADIFYGSKELNTKRDRKYWFAFILVSFLMLLVTNSDVFSLFFPIPSLDTYIQFYPSSLRILAFFLKNSLYASNLVFFIISLLFYIMNVLAENHEVEEELAMVSKVNTELNNYMALSEKIAEDRERKRIAREIHDTLGHVLTGISAGLDAVGVLIDIDPNRAKEQVKNVSEVVREGIQDVRGSLNRLRPGALEGRTLKDALEKMIHEYQNLSNLQVDLIYEWVDVDMDVMIEDTIFRVIQESMTNAVRHGHASLMELHFFEDEADYIIELQDNGVGFETLTYGYGLKQMMERISILGGQLQFESRDGFFTRVSLPK from the coding sequence ATGAGAAAGTTTAGAGGTGTTCGATACAGTTTGGCCATTCTTATGGTCGTGAATTTTATTGCTGTTATGCTCAACAGCATCATCTATCTTCAAGCAACCAACTATATCATCGCTCAACGCCAAGCCTCTCTATTATTGGAGCGCCTAGAGCGTATTCCTTTTGCTCCATCTACGACTTTTTGCTTGTCAGCAATCTTATTTGCTGGGATTGCCTTAATATCAATGAGTCGTTATCGTCCTCAAACGAGCCGATGGTCTATCTTTGATAAACGAAATATTCTAGAGATTCTCCTGATGTTGCTCTTGATGTGGGTTCAAAATATAGCTTATAATGGGATTATTCTCTTGGTTTTTGCGGATATTTTCTATGGTTCTAAAGAGTTGAATACTAAACGAGACCGCAAGTATTGGTTTGCGTTTATACTAGTGAGTTTCCTGATGCTTCTTGTGACCAACTCAGACGTCTTTTCACTTTTCTTTCCGATTCCGTCCTTGGATACGTATATTCAGTTTTATCCGTCCTCCCTCCGAATTTTGGCCTTTTTTCTGAAGAATTCTCTCTATGCCTCAAATTTGGTGTTCTTCATTATTTCGCTTTTGTTTTATATTATGAATGTCCTTGCGGAGAACCACGAAGTGGAAGAGGAATTGGCCATGGTATCCAAAGTTAATACGGAGTTGAACAACTATATGGCCTTATCTGAGAAAATTGCAGAGGATCGGGAGCGTAAGCGGATTGCTCGTGAGATTCACGATACCTTGGGGCATGTATTAACAGGAATCTCAGCTGGTTTAGATGCAGTTGGAGTCTTGATTGATATCGATCCTAATCGGGCAAAAGAACAGGTGAAAAATGTGTCAGAAGTCGTCCGCGAAGGGATTCAAGATGTGAGAGGCTCTCTCAATCGCCTTCGGCCAGGAGCTCTTGAGGGACGAACTCTCAAAGATGCTTTAGAAAAGATGATTCATGAGTATCAGAATCTTTCAAATTTACAGGTTGATTTAATCTATGAATGGGTTGATGTCGATATGGACGTCATGATTGAAGATACGATTTTTCGTGTGATTCAAGAATCTATGACCAATGCGGTTCGTCACGGCCATGCTAGTCTAATGGAACTTCATTTTTTTGAGGATGAAGCAGATTACATAATAGAATTGCAGGACAATGGAGTTGGGTTTGAAACCTTGACCTATGGATATGGGCTCAAGCAGATGATGGAGCGTATTTCTATCCTAGGAGGACAGCTCCAATTTGAAAGTCGCGATGGATTTTTCACACGAGTCAGTTTACCGAAATAA
- a CDS encoding substrate-binding domain-containing protein, with protein sequence MKENKEKKELLKWLIKRILLMIPVVCILFWIFGRCQTSGIKDQTKIGVTYMTMNNEFYKSIHSEISRISDERGALVCVRDPELDEERQSQQIDDFCAQKVDVIVINPVKGDSQSILTALEKARKQGIKIIAVDTQLKNFKPDASIVSDNYQAGVLIAKELMKRSSSARVLLLEHKGTVSADTRIQGFKDTIEGHSSYQIVSELETKGQTEIAMPAVQNFLQSGVEIDTLVALNDRSAIGALAAIKEQGNSQSIAIYGIDGSPDMKSLLHSTDDVVGTVAQSPLKMGDRVMEVIQDISEGKSYTKEVTIPVEMMTKENIDQFDVNGWQ encoded by the coding sequence TTGAAGGAAAATAAAGAGAAAAAAGAATTGTTGAAATGGCTGATAAAGCGTATATTACTGATGATTCCAGTGGTCTGTATTCTCTTTTGGATTTTTGGCCGTTGTCAAACAAGTGGCATCAAGGATCAGACTAAAATTGGTGTAACCTATATGACCATGAACAATGAGTTCTATAAAAGTATTCATTCGGAAATTAGTCGAATTTCCGATGAAAGAGGAGCTCTTGTTTGCGTCCGAGATCCAGAATTGGATGAAGAAAGGCAGAGCCAGCAGATTGATGATTTTTGTGCTCAAAAAGTTGATGTGATTGTGATCAATCCGGTCAAGGGGGATAGCCAGTCCATTTTAACTGCTCTTGAAAAAGCTAGAAAACAAGGAATTAAAATCATTGCAGTCGATACCCAACTGAAAAATTTTAAGCCCGATGCAAGTATTGTATCTGATAACTACCAAGCGGGAGTATTGATTGCTAAAGAGCTGATGAAACGTTCCTCTAGCGCTCGGGTCCTCCTTTTGGAGCATAAGGGGACTGTTTCAGCAGATACGCGGATTCAGGGGTTTAAAGACACTATAGAGGGGCACAGTTCTTATCAGATTGTATCGGAACTAGAAACCAAGGGGCAAACGGAGATCGCCATGCCGGCTGTCCAGAATTTTTTACAATCAGGGGTTGAAATTGATACCTTGGTTGCCTTAAATGACCGCTCGGCTATAGGAGCTTTAGCTGCAATTAAGGAGCAAGGAAATAGCCAGTCCATTGCAATTTATGGAATCGATGGCTCACCAGATATGAAATCCTTGTTGCACTCGACGGATGATGTAGTGGGAACCGTTGCTCAATCTCCCTTGAAGATGGGAGACCGTGTTATGGAAGTTATCCAAGATATTTCTGAAGGGAAGAGCTATACCAAAGAGGTGACCATTCCAGTTGAAATGATGACAAAGGAAAACATTGATCAGTTTGATGTGAATGGGTGGCAGTAA
- a CDS encoding single-stranded DNA-binding protein has protein sequence MYNKVIMIGRLTSTPELHKTNNDKSVARATIAINRRFKDQNGEREADFINIVVWGKLAETLASYATKGSLISVDGELRTRKFEKNGQSNYVTEVLCTGFQLLESRAQRAMRENNAGQDLADLVLEEEELPF, from the coding sequence ATGTATAATAAAGTTATCATGATTGGACGCTTGACGTCTACACCAGAATTGCACAAAACCAACAATGACAAGTCAGTTGCTCGTGCGACCATTGCCATTAACCGTCGTTTCAAGGATCAAAACGGGGAACGTGAAGCTGACTTCATCAATATTGTTGTCTGGGGGAAATTGGCTGAAACCTTAGCTAGCTACGCGACTAAAGGCAGTCTCATTTCTGTAGATGGGGAGCTCCGTACCCGTAAGTTTGAGAAGAATGGTCAGAGCAACTACGTGACAGAGGTTCTCTGTACTGGATTTCAACTTTTGGAAAGTCGTGCTCAACGTGCTATGCGTGAAAATAATGCAGGTCAAGACTTAGCAGATTTGGTCTTGGAAGAGGAGGAACTTCCTTTCTAG
- a CDS encoding SDR family NAD(P)-dependent oxidoreductase has protein sequence MAKNVVITGATSGIGEAIARAYLEKGENIVLTGRRIERLEALKAEFAEAFPNQNVWTFQLDVTDMTMVKTVCSDILEAVGSIDVLVNNAGLALGLAPYQDYEELDMLTMLDTNVKGLMAVTRCFLPSMVAANQGHIINMGSTAGIYAYAGAAVYSATKAAVKTFSDGLRIDTIATDIKVTTIQPGIVETDFSKVRFHGDEARAATVYQGLEALQAQDIADAVVYVTSQPRRVQITDMTIMANQQATGFTIHRD, from the coding sequence ATGGCAAAAAATGTTGTGATTACAGGTGCAACATCAGGTATTGGTGAAGCAATTGCGCGTGCCTATCTAGAAAAAGGTGAAAATATTGTTCTCACAGGACGTCGAATAGAAAGACTTGAAGCTCTAAAAGCAGAGTTTGCAGAAGCCTTTCCGAATCAAAATGTTTGGACCTTTCAGCTAGATGTAACCGATATGACAATGGTTAAAACGGTTTGTTCAGATATTCTTGAAGCAGTAGGTTCGATTGATGTTTTAGTTAATAACGCTGGACTTGCTTTAGGCTTAGCTCCATATCAGGACTATGAGGAGTTGGATATGTTGACCATGCTAGATACCAATGTCAAGGGATTGATGGCGGTTACGCGGTGTTTCTTGCCTTCCATGGTAGCTGCCAATCAAGGTCATATCATTAACATGGGTTCAACCGCAGGTATTTATGCCTATGCGGGTGCAGCAGTCTATTCAGCAACCAAGGCTGCAGTAAAAACCTTTTCGGATGGCTTAAGGATTGATACCATTGCTACAGATATCAAGGTGACCACTATTCAACCTGGAATTGTAGAGACGGATTTTTCTAAGGTACGTTTTCATGGAGATGAAGCACGGGCTGCGACTGTTTACCAGGGGCTTGAAGCCTTACAGGCACAAGATATCGCTGATGCAGTGGTTTATGTTACCAGTCAACCACGACGAGTACAAATCACAGATATGACAATCATGGCTAATCAACAAGCTACTGGGTTTACGATTCATAGAGATTAA